The region CGAAGCCCGGGGCGCTCATCCGGTAGAGATAGATGCCGGAGGCGACCTGGCGGCCTTCGGCGTTCGTTCCGTCCCAGACCACCGCGTGGTTCCCCGCGTCCCGCGCGCCGCTCGCGAGAACACGGATCAGCCTTCCTGAGATGTCATAGATCGCGAGCTCGACCGGCGCGCGCTCGGCGAGCGAGAAGAGAATCGTGGTCGTCGGGTTGAACGGGTTCGGAACGCTCGCGCCGAGGACCGTGCGCAGCGGTGCGCTCCCGGATGCGACCTCCGTGCTGATGTCCACGTTCACCGCGCGGATTCCGCTCCAATAGCCTTCGCTCTCCTCTTGATCGAAGCCGCGCACCCAATAGTAATATGCGCCGCTCAGGCGCCCCTCGACGAGGTACGAAGTCTCCTCGATATCGCTCGCGAGCGTGTCCGTGTTCGCGAAGAGACGGACGTTCTCGATGTCGTCGATCTGCACGCCGCGGAGGTACTCGAGCTCGTCCGTCGCGTACCGCCACCGGATGCGTACGCTCTCGCCGTCGGAGTCGGAGAGATCGAACGCGCACCGCTTGAACACGCCGCTCGAGTTTCCCGTGATTCCGTTCCCGATGTTGTTTCCGTTCGGGTTGTCGTTCGTCGTGAAGCTCCCCGGGATCGTCGACCAGAACTTGCCGCCGTCGATCGAGACCTCGACATACCAGTAGTCCCACTGGTTCTCGACGCGCCACCACGCCCAGAAGACGAGCGAGTCGCCCGCTGCGACGTCGAGCGGGTGCAACGCCTCGAGAGGGGCGTTGTACTTGTTCCCGGTCCCCGAGTAGAAGCTGTACTGCCCCGAATGAGACTTCTCGTTGTTCCAGGTCCACGTGTCCGTGATCCAATTGCCGATGCCGCTCTCGGCGTCCTCGAGGACGATCGTCTCTCCCGTCGCCTCGACGAGCTCGTAGCGCGTCACGTTCGTGTCGCCGTCGCCGCGCGTCCAGGAGACCGTGTACAGGCCGTCGTCGTCGTCCGGAATCGCCGCGATCGAAGGCGCGCCGGGACGCGCGAAGATGGTGGGACGGTCCGCGTAGCGCAGCATGTGGAGCATCGCGGGAAGCTGTTCGGCGAAGTGAATCGGGATCATCGCCTCGGGCGTGTTGAACTCATCCCCGATCTCCGGCGTGATCGAGAAGCACTTCGGCTTCGAGGGATCCGCGTAGGCGTAGTCGTCCGAGCCGCCGTTCGTCGTGTAGATGAGGCCGGTGTAGCCGTTCCCGACCGCATAGCCGTTCCCCGCGGCGAGACTGTCCCCGAGCGTCGCGAAGAGATCGTCGTCCTCGGTCTGCAGGCGGACGTAACCCCACGGGTAGAGGTACATCCGCCCGTAGCTGTGGAACGAAAGCGCGAAGATGAAGGAATGCGCCTCGAACAGTCCGAGAAGCGCCTGAAGCTCCGGCTCCGAGCCGGCGGAGGGACCGCGGTACGTTCCGTCTCCCGTGTATGGGCTCGACCCGATGTCGTCGTAGCCCCACAAGTAGGGATAGTTCCGGTTGAGGTCGACCCCGTACGTGCCGTCGCCGTTGTCTCTGCGGTTCTTTCTCCACCCCGCGTCGACATCCACCACGTGCTGGTGTCCGTCCGGATTGAGGAGCGGAACGATCCAGATCTCGCGGCTGTCGACGAGGGCCGTCACGAGCGAGTCGGTTCCGTAGTTCTCGAGAAGATACTCGGCGAGGAGATACGGCATCTCGACGCTGATGATTTCCCGCGCATGGTGGCACCCGACGAAGAGAACTTCCGGCTCCCCCTCGGCGTTCTCGACGTTGTCGCTGATCTTGAGGGCGAGGATGTCGCGCGCTTCGTGGCTGTCGCCGAGATCGAATGCCTTCGCGAGCGTCGGGTAGAGCGCCTCGAGGCTGTCGAATCCGCTCTCGACTTCCGCGTAGGTGTGGAACGCGCCGAACTCCCGCTCCGCGCGAAGGGGCGCGAAGGCCGCCGAGAGATCCTCGATCAGCACCTCGAATGCGGCAGCGCGCCCCGCGATTGCGGCCGCCTCCTCGAGACTGACCACGAGATCCGCATACTCGCCCGGGCGAAACGAGGCGACATCCCATCTCTCGCGCACGATCTCCCTCGTGATCCCGCTTCCGTCTTCGTACACGCGGATCAGCCGCCTCCCTTCCGCACTCGCGTCGCCGGGAGGCGCGCCGAGCGCGAAGAGAACGATCGCCGAGATGAACAGGACGTGCGAGAGGCGATGCATGGTGCTACGCTCCTTTCTGCAAGCGTTGGGCGGGAGAGCGATTCTTGTGCCGGGGAGCGCGGGGGGGAGCCGAATCCCGCAGGATCGCCTTCGATTATACCCGATTCTCCCGGAGCCGTCACCGGGCGATTCGGAAGAGGTCCGCGAATCGCAGGGGCGCGTCTTCGGACCGGAGGCGGCAACCGATGAGCAAGTCGATTCGCGCGCTTCTTTCTCGTCTTTTCCTGTTCATGTCCCCCCATCGGGGCTCCGCGCCCGCCCGCGCGGGCCGTCCTTCGGCGGACGACGATGCGATCCTGCCTTCCGGCCCCTTCGTTGTCACGGACGATCTCGATCTTCACGGCCTCTTTCCGGAGCAGGTTCCGGAGATCCTCGACGAGTTCCTCCGGAACGCGCGCGCTCTCGGGATCCGCGAGGTCCGCATCGCGCACGGCAAGGGGAAGAGCGTTCTCCGCGGCGCGGTTTGGGAGTTCCTGGAGAAGCATCCATTCGTGATTGACTTCCGCCAGGCGCCGCCCGATCGCGGGGGATGGGGCGCGACGATCGCACGCGTTCTCCTCGAGGTGGATGGAGAGAAGGCGCCGCCGGGGGAGTGACCTCGCTTCTCAGGCGAGCGCCTGCTCGACGAGAGGGAGGAAGAGATCGCGGAGGTCCGCGCGCGCGAGGGCGAGCATGGGGAAAGACCGGCGCGTGTAGTCCGCCCCCTCGGCGAGAGGGAAGGGAGCGTTCGCGAGAGGGGTCCACACCCCGCCGGCTGCCCGGAGGATCGGCCACGCCCCCGCGAGATCCCATACCTTCGGCGTCGCCTCGACCCCTCCGAGGGCCGCCCCCGAGGCGACCGTGAGAAGGTTGTGCGCCGCGGACCCCAGCATCCGGATCTTCGTCGGGAATGGATTGCGGAGAAGCGCGGTGCTCCGCGAGCAGATCGTGAAGAAGCGCGTCTTGTCCGGTTCGTCCATGCTCGTTCGAATCGGGATATGATTGAGATACGAACCGTTGATTCCCGTCCCGTCGGCGCCCTCGACGTACACGCCCTCGAAGAGACGCCCGAGCGGAGGAACCCGCACGTGCCCGAAGACCGGCGTCCCCCGATGGAGGAGGCCGAGGGAGATCGCCCAAACCGGGATCCCGCGCGCGAAGTTCGTCGTTCCGTCGAGGGGATCGACGACCCAGCACCACTCTCCCCCGCGGAAGGTCGCGTCCCCCTCCTCGGAGAGAACCCGGTGATCGGGGAAGGCGCGCCGCACGAGCGAGACGAGCGTTTCGTCCGCCCAGCGGTCGGCCTCGGTCACCAGCGTTCCGTCCGCCTTCCGATCCGCCGCGACGGGTCCGAAAAACGAGAGAAGGCGTTCTCCGACCTCGGCGGTCGCGCGCGCCGCGAACGCGCGCGCTTCCTCGATGAGCTCACGAGTCACAAGACCCTCCCGCGACGCCCTGTCAGAACCCGACGTGCAGCCTGAGATGATACGTCCCGCCCCGGTACGCGTCGTCGAGGCTCAAGCTCTTGCTTCCGATCTTCAGCTCCTTGTCCGTCACGTCGGTCAAGTCGAACGTGTAGCGTGCCTCGGGAGCGAGAGAGAGACCGAGGAACGGGAGCTTGAACTCGATGCCGATCCCCACGTTTCCCCCCCAAACGGTCGACCGGAAGTTGTCCTCGAAGTCGCCGGCGGACGTCACGTTGAACCGGAGCTCCGGACCGAAGAGGAGGTAAGGCTTCAAAGCGGGAGTGATGAGGCGGTACTGAAGATCGATCGGAACGACGAAGTATCGGACATCGAACGTGTCGTTGAGGCTCGCGGGATCGTCGAGGCCGTCCGAAAGACCCTCGAAGAGCGGCCCCGCGTTTAGATAGATCGCCCCCACCCGGAGGCCGAGCGGTCCGAGCGCGCTCATCGCGTACAGGCCGAAGTGCGTGCCCGTCCGGTTGTCGTAGGTCGTCTCCGCGTCGTCCACGCGCACGTCCTCGAGGGATGCGTAGTTCAGCCCGATCGTGATCCCCGACGAGGCCGCAGCGTGCGAGGCGCCCGCCGCTGAGAAGAGAACCGCGGCCGCGCACGCGATCCGCGCCGCCCAATCGAAATGTTGAGACATCGTGTTTTCCTCCCCTTTGTCGGTTTGGTCGGAAGACCGCATGCCGCCCAGCGCGCTCATCGTACCAGCCCCCATTCGGCCCCGCAAGGACCCCCGGGACTGTTCGGGACGGTTGACCGAACCGGCCGGGGCCGGTAGCATACGCGGGGGCGGACGCTCGGACCGGCGTCTTTGGCGACGCGGAAGTTCGGGCGGCTCGGCGAGCGCGGCGGGGGAGAGAGGCGCGCGCGGTTTCGGACCGCGTGTCTCGCGGGCTCTTCACCGGGAGGAAACACGCTCGATGGACGTTACCGCTCCCCCAGCGGCGTTCTTGTTCGATCGGTTCTCGTGCTCGTCGCCCTCCTCGCTTCGTGCTCGGGCCGACCGGATTCGCGCCCGAACATCCTCGTCGTCCTGTGGGACACGGTTCGCGCGGACCGCCTCGGCCTCTACGGTTTCGCCAAACCGACCACCCCCTTCCTCGACGAATGGGCGAAAGATGCCCGCGTTTTTCTAGGATTGCGTCTCTCCAGCCAACTACACGGTCGCTTCGCACGCCTCGCTCTTCACGGGTCTCTATCCCACCGAGCACGGCGCGCAGAACGGACGAATCCGGCTCGACTCGTGCCACAAGACCCTCGCGGAGTCGCTGGCCGAGGCGGGCTATCAGACCTTCTTGTGCTCGGCGAACCCGCACATCTCCGCCGAGACGGGTTTCGCCCAGGGGTTCCAGGAAAAGAAGCATCCTTGGAGTCCCGATCTCCGTTCGGAGGCTTATCGGATCGTCCAGCGCAAGATTGCTCCGAGCGATCAAAGCAGCGAATTGCCCGCGAAGATTCGAGCGGGTAAGATCGGCCCCTGGGACATCAAGGCGAGCGGAGAGCTGGCCGGGAAGAGTTTGTTGAAATGGCTTGGCCGAATCGACCGAGAGAAGCCGTTTTTTGCCTTCCTGAACTACATGGAGGCGCATCGGCCGTGGGTCCCGCCCGTCGAGTACCGGAGGCGCGTCCTTTCCGAGGATGAGGTCGAGCGGTCGTACGAGGTGAACCGGTCGTTGACGAAGCTTTGGAGATATACTTTCGGTGTCGAGAGCTACACGAACGACGAGCTCGAGATCATGGCCGGAAGGTACGAGGCGACGATCGCGGAATTGGACGATCTTCTTCGCGATCTGATCGAAACGCTCGATGCGGAAGGCTTCCTGGAAAACACCGTCGTGGTGGTGACCTCGGATCACGGCGAGCATCTCTGCGAGAAGAACCTACTTGACCATCAGTACTCGCTCTACGAACCCCTTCTCCGCGTCCCGCTTGTCCTCTACTATCCGAAACGGATCGATCCCGGGAGGGAGAGCGGCCCCGTGATGACGCACGATCTTTTTCGAACTCTGCACGAGCTGGCCGCAGTCGGGCTCCCGGCCGCCCTGGCGGAGAGGGGGACGAGCTTGCTCGCGCCCGACGTCGAGCGGGAGCGCGTCTGCGAGTGCCTTGGCGTCTTTTCCTCTCCGTACCCTACGGTTCTCGCCGTCAGTCCGCACTGGGATCCGACTCCGTGGGAGCGGGAGATCCGCGCGGTCTATCTCGACAGCCTCAAGCTGATCCGTTGGTCCGACGGAGAGGAACGGTTGTTCCGGATCGAGAAGGACCCGGAGGAGAAAGAGGACGTCGCCGAGGAGCTGGAGGAAGAGAAGGACCGGCTGGAAGAGGCGCTCGCCGCGTGGGCGGCGGCTCTCGACGAGGCCGAACCGTCCAAAGGGCCGGGACCTGTCTTCACCGAGGCGCAGCGCGGCATGCTCGAAGCGCTGGGTTATCTTCATGACGGCCGGGAGGACGAGGAGACCGCAGGCGTGCCCGAGGACACGGCCGCCCCGGACGAGCGGGACCGGAACGGGGGGAAGGCGGCGGTCTCGATCGAGGAGCGAGACGAATGAAGGACAAAGCCGATTTCGCGCATTTCTCCGCGCTCGACATGCGCGTCGGACGCGTGGTGCGCGTGGAGAACGCCGAAACGAGAAAGCCTCTCTATCGGGTGACCGTGGATTTCGGGGGAGAGATCGGGACGAAGGTCTCGGTCGCGGGATACGCGGACTACCCGAAAGAGGAGCTTCTCGGCCGGCTCGTGGTCGCCGTGATCAACTTCGAGCCGAAACGCATGGGGCCCGAGCTCTCCGAGATCTTCATCCTCGGCGCGGTGAACGCCGAGGGGAAAGCGATCTACCTGACCCCCGAATCGGACGTGCCTCTCGGGGCGACGGTCGTTTAGTGTCAAAACGTCAGAAGTGTGCTCCTTGCAGGGCCGCCGGGGCGCGGGGTGAGGGGGTGAACCTGCGAGTTCCCGAGCGCACCGGGCCCTGCCGGCCCGGCACCGTGTCGTGAGCCCGGCGCGCTCGGGGTGTCTCTTCCGGCACCCCCTCGCCCCGGGTCCCGGCCGGGAAGACACCGGTGGAGTTTCTGTCGGATCAAGGTTAGTGTCGAGACGTCGGAAGTGTGTTCCTTGCGAGGCCCGGCCGAGGAAACACCAGTCGAGTTTCTGTCGGATCTAGGCCGGCTGGGCGAGGCGCGGAGAAGGAGAGCAGGATGAGCGGTCGGCCCGAGGAGAGACGCGCGCATGCGAACCGTCGCGCCGCGGGCTTAGTCCGACTCGCGCTTCTTCTCGCAGGGATGCTGGCCTTCTCCGGATGCGGGGGAGGCAAGGAGCGAAAGCCGAACATCTTCCTCATCACGATCGAGTCGCTTCGCGCCGACCATGTCGGCTGCTACGGATATCCGCTTCCGACGACGCCGAATCTCGACCGATTGGCGGAGAAGAGCGTGCGGTTCGACCGCGCGTACTCGGTCACGAGCTGGACGCTCCCCTCGCATGCCTCTCTTTTCACCGGCCTTCCGCCGACGGCGGCGCAAGTTCTCGAGCCGCACCATCGCCTCGCCGACTCGTACGAAACCCTCGCCGAGCTTCTCTCCGAGGAGGGTTACTACTGCATCGGCTTCGTCAGCGGTCCCTTCCTCCGCACGCCGTACAATCTGCATCAAGGTTTCAGTCGGTACGACGACAGCCCCTCCTCGGTCTCGACCGGAAACGCGCACGGCGATCTCACGAACCCCGAGATGGAAGAGAAGATCTCGGCGTTCCTGCGGTCCCTTCCCCCGCGGCCGTTCTTCCTCTTCGCGTACTTCTGGGACGTTCACTACGATTTCATTCCTCCCGTTCCTTTCGACACGCTCTTCACCGATCGCGAAATGGAGCGGTTCGATTGTCGAGGCTTCGAGCGAAACCCGGAGATCCGCCCCGATATGAGCAACGAGAGGCTCCGCTACGTGGTTTCTCAATACGACGGGGAGATCCGCTGCACCGACGAGATGCTCGGGCGGATTCTCGGCGTTCTTCGCGAGACATCCCTCTGGGACGAAACGGCGATTTTTGTGACGGCCGATCACGGCGAGGAGTTCTTCGAGCACGGAGAAAAGGGGCACAAGAACAACCTGCACCGGGAGTCGTTGCACGTGCCTCTTCTCGTGAAGCTTCCCGGGCGTGTTCCCGCTCGGACGGACAACCGGCTCGCGACGCTGATGGATCTCTTTCCGACCATCGCGGAAATCTCCGGGGCGGATCCGCGCGGCGCTCGCGAGGGGCTCTCTCTCCTCGTCGATCCGCCGCCGAGCCGCGATCTCTTCTTCGAGCTTCGCCACACGTACTACGGGCCTTCGATCGCGGCAGGGTCCTTGGGGACGAGGACCTTCGACTCGCATGCCGGGACCGACGGCATGTTCAAGTACATGAAGAGAGCGCGGCAGGAGGGAGAGAGGCTTTACCGAGTCGACGACGATCCCGGAGAGACCCTCGATCTCGCGGAGGGGCGCGAGGCCGATCTTGCGGTCTGGAGGGAGAAGCTCGCCGAGTGGAAGCGTCGCGCGGAACGGATCGCGTCCGAGCACGGAGCCGGGCGGGACGCCGTCCTCTCCGCGGACGAAAAGCAGAGGCTGGAGGCGCTCGGCTACATCGAGAGCGGTCCGCGGTAGGATCTGGGGCCCCGTCGCGCCGCGGCTTGACGACGTCGAATCCCGGAGATAGACTCATTCGCCGGACAGAGGGGTTTCGGGACGCGTGACGAGAGCGCGGTGATCCGCCGATGCGCCCCGCGCTCTTCCTTGTTGAAGGGAGGAAAGATGAACGGTAAACGAATTTGCGCCGCGGCGCCCGCCCTGTTGGCCTCGGCGTTATTTCTCTTCTCGTGCGGGGGAAAGGGCGGGGAGAAGGGAGCCGAGGGAGAGACGGTCATCACCGTGGATGGAACCAAGATCACGACCGTCGACGTCGCCCACGAGACTTCCCGTCTGACGCGCAATCTCAGCCAGCGATTCTCGCCCGAGCAAATCGAACAGATGAAGGATCAGCTCGGGCAACAGGCTCGCGAGAACCTCATCCACAAGATCCTCCTCGCCAAGGAGGCCGAGGAAGAGAAGATCCGCGTCGAGGACTCCGAGCTCGGAGAGAGGATCGCCGGCTTCCGGAGAAGCCTTCCGGACACGGGCGCGTACGTCGAGTACCTGAAAGGGCTCGGCATGACCGACGAGGAGTTCCGGGACGAGGTGCGCGAGGAGATCCGAATCGAGAAACTCCTCGATCGACGGACGGAGAGCATCGCCTCCGCCGACGAGGCGGCGGTGCGGAGCTTCTACGAGGCGAATCCCGGGCTCTTCGATCAGGACGAGCAGGTTCGCGCCAGCCACATCCTGATCCTCTTCGAGCAAAACGACACCGAGGAGAGCAAGAAAGGAAAGCGTGCCCGCATCGAGAGGATCCGCGGGGAGCTTGCCGCGGGGGCCGACTTCGCCGCTCTTGCGGGCGAGCATTCCGGGTGCCCCAGCGCCGCGAGCGGGGGAGACCTCGGGTGGTTCGAACGCGGCCGGATGGTGAAGGCTTTTGAGGACGCCGCGTTCGCTCTCGAAGCCGGCAAGACAAGCGGGATCGTGGAGACCGAGTTCGGCTACCACATCATCAAGCTGACGGATCGAACGGCTGCGCGCAAGATCCCGCTCGAGGACGTTCGCGAGCAGATCGCGGCCGAGGTGACTCGGGAGGCGCACCGCGAGGCGATTCAGGGCTACCTTCGCGCGCTTCGTGAGAAAGCGGACATCCGCATCTTGAGCTAGCGGCGCCGCACTCTTTCCAGCTCTTCGCGCGCGGCGGTTCGGCTCGGGTCGAGACGGATCGCGAGGCGAAGCTCTTCGGCCGCCTCGCGGACGAGACCCCGGCGGGCGAGGGCTCGGCCGAGCCCCTCGCGGGCGCTCGGG is a window of Candidatus Eisenbacteria bacterium DNA encoding:
- a CDS encoding protein secretion chaperonin CsaA codes for the protein MKDKADFAHFSALDMRVGRVVRVENAETRKPLYRVTVDFGGEIGTKVSVAGYADYPKEELLGRLVVAVINFEPKRMGPELSEIFILGAVNAEGKAIYLTPESDVPLGATVV
- a CDS encoding Smr/MutS family protein; its protein translation is MSKSIRALLSRLFLFMSPHRGSAPARAGRPSADDDAILPSGPFVVTDDLDLHGLFPEQVPEILDEFLRNARALGIREVRIAHGKGKSVLRGAVWEFLEKHPFVIDFRQAPPDRGGWGATIARVLLEVDGEKAPPGE
- a CDS encoding sulfatase-like hydrolase/transferase, producing the protein MPAKIRAGKIGPWDIKASGELAGKSLLKWLGRIDREKPFFAFLNYMEAHRPWVPPVEYRRRVLSEDEVERSYEVNRSLTKLWRYTFGVESYTNDELEIMAGRYEATIAELDDLLRDLIETLDAEGFLENTVVVVTSDHGEHLCEKNLLDHQYSLYEPLLRVPLVLYYPKRIDPGRESGPVMTHDLFRTLHELAAVGLPAALAERGTSLLAPDVERERVCECLGVFSSPYPTVLAVSPHWDPTPWEREIRAVYLDSLKLIRWSDGEERLFRIEKDPEEKEDVAEELEEEKDRLEEALAAWAAALDEAEPSKGPGPVFTEAQRGMLEALGYLHDGREDEETAGVPEDTAAPDERDRNGGKAAVSIEERDE
- a CDS encoding inositol monophosphatase family protein, which produces MEEARAFAARATAEVGERLLSFFGPVAADRKADGTLVTEADRWADETLVSLVRRAFPDHRVLSEEGDATFRGGEWCWVVDPLDGTTNFARGIPVWAISLGLLHRGTPVFGHVRVPPLGRLFEGVYVEGADGTGINGSYLNHIPIRTSMDEPDKTRFFTICSRSTALLRNPFPTKIRMLGSAAHNLLTVASGAALGGVEATPKVWDLAGAWPILRAAGGVWTPLANAPFPLAEGADYTRRSFPMLALARADLRDLFLPLVEQALA
- a CDS encoding peptidylprolyl isomerase, with amino-acid sequence MNGKRICAAAPALLASALFLFSCGGKGGEKGAEGETVITVDGTKITTVDVAHETSRLTRNLSQRFSPEQIEQMKDQLGQQARENLIHKILLAKEAEEEKIRVEDSELGERIAGFRRSLPDTGAYVEYLKGLGMTDEEFRDEVREEIRIEKLLDRRTESIASADEAAVRSFYEANPGLFDQDEQVRASHILILFEQNDTEESKKGKRARIERIRGELAAGADFAALAGEHSGCPSAASGGDLGWFERGRMVKAFEDAAFALEAGKTSGIVETEFGYHIIKLTDRTAARKIPLEDVREQIAAEVTREAHREAIQGYLRALREKADIRILS
- a CDS encoding PorT family protein, producing MSQHFDWAARIACAAAVLFSAAGASHAAASSGITIGLNYASLEDVRVDDAETTYDNRTGTHFGLYAMSALGPLGLRVGAIYLNAGPLFEGLSDGLDDPASLNDTFDVRYFVVPIDLQYRLITPALKPYLLFGPELRFNVTSAGDFEDNFRSTVWGGNVGIGIEFKLPFLGLSLAPEARYTFDLTDVTDKELKIGSKSLSLDDAYRGGTYHLRLHVGF
- a CDS encoding sulfatase; its protein translation is MSGRPEERRAHANRRAAGLVRLALLLAGMLAFSGCGGGKERKPNIFLITIESLRADHVGCYGYPLPTTPNLDRLAEKSVRFDRAYSVTSWTLPSHASLFTGLPPTAAQVLEPHHRLADSYETLAELLSEEGYYCIGFVSGPFLRTPYNLHQGFSRYDDSPSSVSTGNAHGDLTNPEMEEKISAFLRSLPPRPFFLFAYFWDVHYDFIPPVPFDTLFTDREMERFDCRGFERNPEIRPDMSNERLRYVVSQYDGEIRCTDEMLGRILGVLRETSLWDETAIFVTADHGEEFFEHGEKGHKNNLHRESLHVPLLVKLPGRVPARTDNRLATLMDLFPTIAEISGADPRGAREGLSLLVDPPPSRDLFFELRHTYYGPSIAAGSLGTRTFDSHAGTDGMFKYMKRARQEGERLYRVDDDPGETLDLAEGREADLAVWREKLAEWKRRAERIASEHGAGRDAVLSADEKQRLEALGYIESGPR
- a CDS encoding immune inhibitor A is translated as MHRLSHVLFISAIVLFALGAPPGDASAEGRRLIRVYEDGSGITREIVRERWDVASFRPGEYADLVVSLEEAAAIAGRAAAFEVLIEDLSAAFAPLRAEREFGAFHTYAEVESGFDSLEALYPTLAKAFDLGDSHEARDILALKISDNVENAEGEPEVLFVGCHHAREIISVEMPYLLAEYLLENYGTDSLVTALVDSREIWIVPLLNPDGHQHVVDVDAGWRKNRRDNGDGTYGVDLNRNYPYLWGYDDIGSSPYTGDGTYRGPSAGSEPELQALLGLFEAHSFIFALSFHSYGRMYLYPWGYVRLQTEDDDLFATLGDSLAAGNGYAVGNGYTGLIYTTNGGSDDYAYADPSKPKCFSITPEIGDEFNTPEAMIPIHFAEQLPAMLHMLRYADRPTIFARPGAPSIAAIPDDDDGLYTVSWTRGDGDTNVTRYELVEATGETIVLEDAESGIGNWITDTWTWNNEKSHSGQYSFYSGTGNKYNAPLEALHPLDVAAGDSLVFWAWWRVENQWDYWYVEVSIDGGKFWSTIPGSFTTNDNPNGNNIGNGITGNSSGVFKRCAFDLSDSDGESVRIRWRYATDELEYLRGVQIDDIENVRLFANTDTLASDIEETSYLVEGRLSGAYYYWVRGFDQEESEGYWSGIRAVNVDISTEVASGSAPLRTVLGASVPNPFNPTTTILFSLAERAPVELAIYDISGRLIRVLASGARDAGNHAVVWDGTNAEGRQVASGIYLYRMSAPGFDDTKKLVLMR
- a CDS encoding sulfatase-like hydrolase/transferase; amino-acid sequence: MLVALLASCSGRPDSRPNILVVLWDTVRADRLGLYGFAKPTTPFLDEWAKDARVFLGLRLSSQLHGRFARLALHGSLSHRARRAERTNPARLVPQDPRGVAGRGGLSDLLVLGEPAHLRRDGFRPGVPGKEASLESRSPFGGLSDRPAQDCSERSKQRIAREDSSG